Within the Streptomyces sp. NBC_00353 genome, the region ACGAGAAGTTCAGCAGCTTCACCAAGGGCGTACGGGATGTCTCGCGGACCGACGAGACGACCAGTGACTGGAAGGTCAAAGTTGGTCCGTCGACACGGGGTTGGAAAGCGACCGTCCAGGAGCAGCTGCCCGACGAACGCATCGTCTGGACGTCGGAAGGCGCCAAGGGATCGACCCGTGGTGCGGTCAGTTTCCATGAACTGGCACCCGGACTGACCCGCATTGTTCTGGTCGTCGAGTACTACGCCTCCGGGCTCTTCGAAAAGACCGGAAATCTGTGGCGCGCTCAGGGACGGCGACTGCGGCTGGACCTCAAACACTTCCAGCGCCACGTCACCCTCACCGACGAAGAGCCGGAGGGCTGGCGCGGCGAAATCCGCGACGGCGAGGTCGTACGGACTCACGAAGACGCGCTTGAGGACGAAGAAGCCGAGGGCTACGACAGCGAAGAGGACGAGGAGGACGAGGAGGACGAGGAAGAGGAAGAGGGCGACGAGGATGAGGACTGGGAAGAGGACGACGAAGAGGAGGAGTGAGCTGAGTGAGGCCCCCGGCAAGCCGCACAGGCATGGCGACGTCCTGCCCGAGACGTGCAGCCGCCGAAGTGGGGCGGAGCCGCCGCCCGGCGGTCGGCTGCGGCGCAGTGCGCCGCTCTTCGAAGAAGCCGGCCCGTGGGCGGCGGGCCGGAGCGACGACGCGCATTCCCGAGTAGGTGTTGCGCTGGACGTCGCCAACCGACCCGCCCGTTGCTCAGAGTGCGGCGGGACCACGGCCGTCAGAGCTTGAGGGTCTCCGTCAGTGCTTGAAGGTGTCCCTGCCCTTCTCCACTGCGTGCTGCATTTTTCCCTTGATCTTTTCGACCTTTCCCTTTTTCTCCATACTCTTGTTTCCCATGGCCCTCCCGGCCACTTCTTTGGTCTTTCCCTCGATTATTTTGCCGATGTTTCTGGTCTTCTTGCCGATATCCATGTCGTGCTCCTTCAGGGTCATTCGGTGGGTGGTAGCAGAGTTCCGAGAGGCCCGAGATTCAGATTGAGGTCTTGCATGGAAAGGTCGTATCGAGCGCAGAGTTCAATCATGCGATCGTGCAGAATCATCAGCGTTTCTCCCAGGCGCTCCTCCTGCTCCTCGGTGAGACCTCCGGCGTCCACCCGCTGCAGGGCCTGGCGTTCCATGAGCTGTCGCAGCAGCTCGACGATGGTGAGGACGAGCTTCATCAGATCGCGTTCCACCGTGTCGGGGTCGGTGGTGATCCGCTGAGCCGGCCTGCGGTCTGCGCCACCACAGGTCATGACATCCTGCGGCGGCGCGGGCAGCAGGCGGAAGGCGCGGGCGGCGGCGGCGGCGACTTCGTCGAAGCGGTTTCCGGGCGGGTGGTCCTCACCTGTCATCGTTGTCTCCTGCGGGTGCTGAAATGGCCTGCCACGGGGATGGATTCTGCTCGCTGATGGAGACGATCAGCGCGCGCAGCGATATCCGTACGAGGTCGATATCGGCGATGGAGAGCACAATGTCACCAGTGAGGACCACGCCTCCGCTGAGTAGTCGGTCCAGCAGGTCGATCAGCGCGATCTGCCGATCCGCCAGCGGTTCCTCCGATATGGCCTGCGGCCTGCCCGGCGCCTTCACGGGACGACCCTCTTCATCGGCTCGACATCGGTCGGCG harbors:
- a CDS encoding gas vesicle protein K, coding for MTGEDHPPGNRFDEVAAAAARAFRLLPAPPQDVMTCGGADRRPAQRITTDPDTVERDLMKLVLTIVELLRQLMERQALQRVDAGGLTEEQEERLGETLMILHDRMIELCARYDLSMQDLNLNLGPLGTLLPPTE
- a CDS encoding SRPBCC family protein; translation: MAKTEQDNADSGLDRLREELTDYLTAWVGDLAERAGDKLIDVTDQLTDVAENGGSLSKVGASLLGGDSPVKAALSGTAKHAKDSVLGKAKEAFGGGHGRKSGDKKVTNIIEVIDVGVPLRTAYDHWTQYEKFSSFTKGVRDVSRTDETTSDWKVKVGPSTRGWKATVQEQLPDERIVWTSEGAKGSTRGAVSFHELAPGLTRIVLVVEYYASGLFEKTGNLWRAQGRRLRLDLKHFQRHVTLTDEEPEGWRGEIRDGEVVRTHEDALEDEEAEGYDSEEDEEDEEDEEEEEGDEDEDWEEDDEEEE
- a CDS encoding CsbD family protein, which codes for MTLKEHDMDIGKKTRNIGKIIEGKTKEVAGRAMGNKSMEKKGKVEKIKGKMQHAVEKGRDTFKH
- a CDS encoding gas vesicle protein — encoded protein: MKAPGRPQAISEEPLADRQIALIDLLDRLLSGGVVLTGDIVLSIADIDLVRISLRALIVSISEQNPSPWQAISAPAGDNDDR